In Dehalococcoidia bacterium, the following are encoded in one genomic region:
- a CDS encoding M24 family metallopeptidase: MQIPEIQRLLAERGLDGWLFCDFRRSNPIAYQALGLRTQIVTRRWYYFAPAQGEPRGLVSALEPHALDGLPGAMRVYRSWQEREAGIAALLDGATRIAAEYSPRNTIPYVSRVDAGTVELLRSLGKEVVSSADLVQYAVARWSEAQLQSHLAASEAIMRAKDHAFAYIGERLRAGATPTDYEVQQIMWADFAADGIEADDPPIVATNANASNPHYLPTADNATPILAGDVVLIDFWGKLRQPDAVYADHTWMAYAGAAVPPRQAEVFAAVAAARDAAIELVRRRMAAGATLHGYEVDDAARAVIEDAGFGEYFVHRTGHSIGEEVHGDGANMDNFESHDERQVLTRTCFSIEPGIYLPEFGVRSEVDLYVHDDGQITVTGGPPQRTMTPLL; this comes from the coding sequence GTGCAGATTCCCGAGATCCAGCGGCTGCTGGCGGAGCGCGGCCTCGACGGCTGGCTGTTCTGCGACTTCCGCCGCTCCAACCCGATCGCCTATCAGGCGCTGGGGCTGCGCACGCAGATCGTGACGCGGCGCTGGTACTACTTCGCGCCGGCGCAGGGCGAGCCGCGCGGGCTGGTCAGCGCCCTGGAGCCGCACGCGCTGGACGGCCTGCCGGGAGCGATGCGCGTCTACCGTTCCTGGCAGGAGCGCGAGGCCGGCATCGCCGCCCTGCTCGATGGCGCCACGCGTATCGCCGCCGAATACTCGCCGCGCAACACGATTCCGTATGTCTCGCGCGTGGACGCCGGCACGGTCGAGCTGCTGCGCTCGCTGGGCAAAGAGGTCGTCAGCTCCGCCGACCTGGTGCAGTACGCCGTCGCCCGCTGGAGCGAGGCGCAGCTCCAGAGCCATCTCGCCGCGTCCGAAGCGATCATGCGGGCGAAGGACCACGCCTTCGCCTACATCGGCGAGCGGCTGCGCGCCGGCGCCACGCCGACCGACTACGAGGTCCAGCAGATCATGTGGGCCGACTTCGCCGCGGACGGCATCGAGGCCGACGACCCGCCGATCGTCGCCACCAACGCCAACGCCAGCAACCCGCACTACCTGCCGACCGCGGACAACGCCACGCCGATCCTCGCGGGTGACGTGGTGCTGATCGACTTTTGGGGCAAGCTGAGGCAGCCCGACGCCGTGTACGCCGACCACACCTGGATGGCCTACGCCGGTGCGGCCGTGCCGCCGCGCCAGGCTGAGGTCTTCGCTGCCGTGGCCGCCGCGCGAGACGCCGCGATCGAGCTGGTACGCCGGCGCATGGCGGCAGGCGCGACGCTGCACGGCTACGAGGTCGACGACGCCGCACGGGCGGTGATCGAGGACGCGGGCTTCGGCGAGTACTTCGTGCACCGCACCGGCCACAGCATCGGCGAAGAGGTGCACGGCGACGGCGCCAACATGGACAACTTCGAGTCGCACGACGAGCGGCAGGTGCTGACGCGCACCTGCTTCTCGATCGAGCCGGGCATCTATCTGCCCGAGTTCGGCGTGCGCAGCGAGGTCGACCTCTACGTGCACGACGACGGCCAGATTACGGTCACGGGCGGGCCGCCGCAGCGCACGATGACGCCGCTGCTCTGA